The Bacteriovorax sp. PP10 nucleotide sequence GTGTGAGCAACAGGGTAGTGAACGATTTCACCGCTGATGTTTCTGGCGATTAGGATTGCGAGTTCTTTTTCATAGGGGATGAAAGCTTCAACTAAAAGATCTCCTTTTAGTTTTGAAAACTTTTCTTCTAGTTCATCAGAATTTTTAATCGTGCTATTTCCATAACCATCATAGCCGCCTTTCGAACTTTTTAAGACAACAGGGAATCCGTGTTTTTTTGTAAAGTCTAAAACTTCAACCGCACTTCCAACTGGCATGAAGGGCACAACTTTAATTCCGGCATTTCTAAAACTTTCTTTTTCAGAGATTTTGTCTCCGATATGTTTGAAGGTTTTTGAATTCGGAAAAAGTTTATTGGGAAATTTATTATCGATAGCATCTAGGATGTTTTGATTGATGAATTCATTTTCTAAAGTCACGATGTCGCAAGTCTCACAAAATTTTAGAATGGATTCTTGATCACTTAGGTTGCCTTTAAAAGTTTTTGTTGCAACATGCTCTGCTGGAGATGTTTGAGATTCATTGCAGTAAACGTGAGTTTGAATGCCTAATTCAGCAGCAGCGAGTGCGGTCATTCGAGATAATTGACCACTACCTAATATTCCGAGAACTGTTTGGGAATTGATATGATTCATCTGAAAAAGATCATGCATGAAGAAAATTAAAAATACCAAAAGATTTTACTGGCCTGTTCAAATAAAAATAATTAGTCTCTCTTTATCAACTATAAGTATTTCTAATACAAGGTATAAGTCTGATGTGTGGAATTGTCGGAGTTTTTGGAACTCCTTATTCTTTTCAGGAAGTCTATCAAGGTTTGCTCCTACTGCAACACCGAGGACAAGATGCCGCCGGAATTCTCAGCTTCGACTTCTTGGACAAAAATTTTCACAGCCACAAAGACCTGGGGCTCGTGAGCGATGTCTTCCGTCCTGAAATCCTAGCGGGCTTTTCAGGACAAATGAGCATTGCTCACACCCGCTACGCTACTGTTGGCCCTCGAGAAAAAGAAAATTCACCACTCAATTCAATTGATCTAAAACGCGATATTCAACCAATGACAATTAACTACCCACATGGAATCGGAATGGTTCATAACGGGAATATTGTTAACTACTATGAGTTGAAAACTTATCTATTAGAAGAAAAACGCAGACACCTTTTTACCAATAACGATCTTGAAGCACTTTTAAATATTTTATCTGATGGATTACGTGAAAAAGTTGAAGGTAAACATCACTTTGATATTTTTCAAGATGCTGTGAAGTCTTTATTTGATAAAGCGAAAGGTGGATTTTCTGTTTTAGGACTCCTTGCTGATAAAGGATTGTTTGCTTTTCGTGATCCGCACGGGCTTCGTCCACTTATATTAGGTGAGAGAAAATTAACTGAAGAAGAAATGGCCGTTCATCCAACACACTTTGGAAAAAGCTATTGTTTAAGTTCAGAATCAAATTCATTAAACTTCCTGGGCTACGACGTTGTTCGTGATTTAGCTCCGGGAGAAATTCTTTTTATCGATCAGACAGGGGAGATCTTCTCTTCGATGGATTATTCAAAGAAAAAAAATATTGCACCTAAGTCTTGTATGTTTGAATGGGTTTATTTTGCTAATCCTGAGAGTGTATTAGAAGAAAGAAGTGTTTATTCTGCACGCCTGGATTTTGGGAAAAATTTAGCTGGGGAAATTCAAGCGCTCATTGAAAGCGGTGAAATTAAGCCTGATCTGGTTGTACCTATTCCTGAAACGAGCCGTGTGGCCGCTATTAGTTTAAGTGAGACATTAAAAATTCCTTATAGAGAAGTTCTTATTAAGAATCGCTATATTCAAAGGAGTTTTATTCTCAATACTCAGGCGAGCAGGAATCGTGCGGTTCAATTGAAACTGACGGCGATTGCCAGCGAGATTAAAGGAAAAAATATTTTGCTTCTTGATGACAGTATTGTCAGAGGGACAACGTCTAAGAGAATTATTGAAATGGTGAAAGAGGCCGGGGCAAATGAAATTTACTTTGCCACGACTTGTCCGCCTATTAGATATCCTTGTTACTATGGAGTGGATTTTCCAGATCCTAAAGAGCTTGTGGCCGCAGACCGTACGGTTGAAGAGGTGCAGGAGTACTTAGGTGCCACACGTCTTATTTATCTATCAGAAACAGCAACTAAAAAAAGTATTGGAAAAGAAAGTTTATGTATGGCCTGTATCAATGGGTGTTACCCGGTTGATATCGGAAGTGCAAAAACTTTTCAAGATATGAGAAGCCTTCATAGGGAGTAATGTATGACAAATCTGCCACCTGTACTGTACCGTGGATCGGTAAAAAATGTCAGGGGAGAAGTGTCCGCAGAATCTCTGGTTTTTGAATTCTCTGATCGTTATTCTGTGTTTGATTGGGGGGAAATGCCTGATCAATTGGACGAAAAAGGGAAAACGCTTTCTATAATGGGGAAGAGTTTTTTTCAGTACCTTGGAGAGTCTGCAAATTGGGAAGGTCTGTTTTCTTCTGAAATTATTAATCAAACATTTTCTAGTGAGTATTTGTCGGCCTTATCGCAATCTGAAATTTATAAAAGATACTGTGCTCAAGGATTAAATCATCATGCTGTTTTAGATGATGAATTTAATACGCCTTATTTAAAAGTTAAAAATATTTCAGTTATTCGCCCGCCATTTGATGGTGTGAATTATCACTATGAAGCTTACACGGATAAACCTGTGCATGCTTTGGTTCCGTTAGAAGTGATTTTTAGACTTGGGTTATCTCAGGGGAATTCTCTGACGAAAAGATTAGGGAGTGATTTATCCAAGTGGAAGGCGTTTGGATTTAATGAAATTCCAGAAGCAGGATTACTTAAAACACCGATTATTGATTTTTCGACGAAGTTAGAGCGAGGCGATCGTTATCTTGATTATTCTGAGGCCCAGAAAATTTCTGGAATGAATGACTCTGAATGGATTGAACTTCAGCAGATGACAAATCTCATTGCTCTTAATCTATTTCGTTTTCACCATGACCTGGGGCTTGAGCTTTGGGATGGGAAAATTGAAGTGGGATTTATTCCAGGTTCAGATGGAAATCGCTCATTTATATTAGTGGACTCGATTGGGATTGATGAATTAAGGCTCCTTTATAAGGGCAAGAGTTTCTCCAAAGAATTCTTGCGAGAGACTTATAAAGGAAGTGCCTGGTTTTTAAATCTTGAAGCGGCCAAAAAAGATGTTCTAGTTGTTGGGGGAGATTTTAAAGAAGTGTGTCTAAGTAAATACAACTCTTCTCCCTTAAAACTTAATCCAGAAGTGAAAGCAAGAGCGGAAGCCGTCTATAAGAGTTACTCCAATGCAGTGACATCCAAAGTGTTGGGAAAGAAGTTTTTCTCAGAAGAATTTAATTTAGAAGATTATAGCAAGAGGTACTTATGAGAGTTTTAGTTGTTGGTAGTGGTGGGCGTGAGCATGCTCTATGCCATAGTTTAACTCAGTCATCACTTGTTTCTAAAGTGATTGTGAGTCCAGGTAATAGTGGGATGATTCAAACTTTACCTCAATTACAAATTGAAAATATTGGAGCGATGGATATTCAGGGATTGTTGAAGTTAGCTTTGAAAGAAAAAGTTGATTTAACAGTTATTGGACCGGAAGCGACTTTGTCTGAGGGAATTGTTGATCTTTTTAAAGAAAATAATCTTTTAATTATGGGACCTACAAAGGCCGCAAGTTTGCTTGAGACATCAAAAGCTTTTGCTAAAGATGTGATGATGACGAATCAGGTTCCTACTGCGGGATACGCTGAGTTTTTTGAAGCTGATGCGGCCTTGAAATATATTGAAGAGTCGACTTCGCAAAAAATGGTTGTGAAGTGTGATGGGCTTGCTCAAGGCAAAGGCGTGATCGTTTGTCAGAGTAAAAACGAAGCGCGCATTGGTGTGATCTCTCTCATGAAGGAAAAACTTCTGGGAGAGAACATTAATCATATTATTATTGAAGATTTCTTAGAAGGGATTGAAGTTTCCGCTTTTGCTCTTTGTGATGGTTCGAATTATGCCTTTTTAGGTACGGCCTGTGACCATAAGAGACTTCGTGATTATGATATGGGGCCAAATACTGGTGGAATGGGAGTGTTTGCTCCTGCTTCTATTGTAACGGCAGAAGATGAGACCTGGATTAATAAAAATGTTTTTTCTCCAATGATAGAAGGAATGAAAAAAGCGGGAACGCCTTTTTCTGGAATTTTATTTGCTGGTCTGATGAAGACGATGACCGGTTGGAAAGTTTTAGAATTTAATGTGAGATTAGGAGACCCGGAAACTCAGGTGCTGCTTCCTCTTTTAGATGAAGATCTATTACCTTGGTTAGAGGCTTCAGCAAAAGGTGATATTAAAAAGCTTCAAGTTGAGCTTGGTAGATTATCACCAATAAAAAAAGATATGAAAGCCGTCCATGTTGTCATGGCCGCTCATGGTTATCCAGGCACAGAGGGGGAGAAAGTCCGCTCAGGTGATCCGATTAATTTTAATCCAACATTTAATTTAACGGCCTATGACTTTTTGTTCATGGCCGGAGTTGAGAAGACTCATGGTCAGTTGAAAACGAAAGGTGGAAGAGTTCTTGGGATTACGAGTCTTGCCGAGACTTATACCTATGCACGTATTCAGGCCTATGAGTATGTATCGCAGATTGAGTTTTCGGGAGCACAGTACAGAAATGATATCGCCAGAGGACAGATCTAAATGACAAAGATCAAGATTGCCATTCTTGCTTCGGGATCGGGATCAAATGCGCAGGCGATTATGAACTGGGCGCGTACATCTGATATGGCAGAAGTGGTTTGTGTCTTGAGTGATAAGAAGAGTGCTCTTGTTTTAGAGAGAGCAGCGACTTCTGGAGTTCCTGCTTTACTTGTTCGTAAGAAAAAAAGTGAAAGTCGATTAGATTTTGATCAGAAGATGATTGTTAGGCTTGCAGATTATAATCCGGACTGGATTGTGCTTGCTGGGTTTATGAAACTTCTGACTCCGCATTTTTTAAATGTGTTTAAAAATAAGATTGTAAATATTCATCCTTCTCTTCTGCCATTATTTCCAGGAACTGATGGATATGGAGATGCTTTTAGAGCGGGGGGTCTTGAATCAGGATGCACGGTTCATTTTGTTGATGAAGGCATGGATACAGGAAAAATAATTGATCAAAAGAAGTTTGAGTTAATTCATGGTGAGAGTTTTGAAGAGTTTAAAGCACGTGGACTGAAAATAGAAAATGAATTTTATCCAATGGTATTGGAGAAATTATTTAAGGGATTATTATGAGTCATGTTTATCGTTTTGAAATTTACCCGAACGTTTATAACCTGAAAAATGTGACAACACATGAAGAAGGTTTAAAAACCTGGTTTAAAGATTATATGCAGGTGGATTTTTCACAGATCTTTGAGGTGAAATATTTTTTAGTTGAATCCCTTAATCCTATTCATCGAATTCATGATTACGCTGAAGAGGTTTTTACTGACAGTGTAATGGAAAATCTTTTTAGTTCAGAAAATGATAACCAGGAAATTTATCACTCATGGCTGAAGTCCCGTGGATTTAAAAATCCATACTTAATTGATATTGGATTTCGCCCGGGAGTTACTGATAACTCTGCTCATGCTGCCCTTGAAGCATTAAAGCTTATTCCAGCTTTATCGAAAGAAAAGCTGAAGGTGTCATCAGGGGTTATGTACTACGTAGAAGGGACTTCTTTAGATGTCGCCACATTAGAAAAATTAACTTATGAAAAAATGGCGAACTTCCTTTTACACAAAGTTGCCGTCACAACTTCAAATGAACTTGTTCATAACACTCGTTTTAAAAATATTACATTCCCGAATGTGCAAATTAAGGCCAATAAGTCAGCGGCCATTAACCTCGATGTACCGGAAGCTGAGCTCTTGAAGATGAATCAGGAAAACTGCTGGGCCTTAAGTGCAGCAGAACTTACTCACATAAAATCCCATTACAAAACTCTTGGTCGCAATCCAAGTGATGTTGAAATGGAAGTCATCGCTCAAAGCTGGAGTGAACACTGCAAACATAAGATTTTTTCTTCTGAGATTACTTACAGCGAATCAAATTTACCAAAAGGGGTGAAGGCCATTGGGGATTTGAAAGTTAATGGGATTTTTAAAACGTTTATTCGTGGGTCGACGTTAAAGATTAAAGAAGAAAGAAAGCTTCCATGGCTGATTTCGATCTTTCATGACAATGCGGGGATTGTCCGCTTTGACGACAACATTGATGTTTGTATTAAAGTTGAAACTCACAATTCGCCAAGTGCACTTGATCCATACGGTGGAGCGCTGACAGGAATTCTAGGAGTGAACCGCGATATTTTAGGTGTAGGGCTTGGAGCTAAGCCGATCGCGAATACAAACGTATTTTGTCTGGCAGAAAATAAGTATTTTAAAGACAATCAGATTTCAATGCCACTTCTTCTAAAGAATCCTGATCGCATTAAAGAAGGTGTTCATCTTGGCGTTCAAGATGGGGGAAATAAGAGTGGAATTCCTACAGTGAATGGAGCTTTTGTTTTTGACCGCGACTTCGTTGGAAAGCCACTGGTTTTTTGTGGAACGATTGGAGTCATGCCTCAGGTAGAAAATGGTTTAAACACTTGTGATAAAGGTCAGCGTCCAGGGGATCTTATCGTTATGGCCGGTGGAAGAATCGGAAAAGATGGAATTCACGGAGCAACTTTTAGTTCAATGGAATTGGTTGATGGAGTCCCTTCGTCAGTTGTTCAGATTGGAGATCCAATTACTCAGAAGCGCTTGAGTGATTTTTTAATTGAATCGAGAATTCATGGCCTCTTTAATAGTGTGACAGACAATGGGGCCGGAGGGCTGAGTTCAAGTGTTGGTGAGATGGCCCAGTTAACAAATGGGGCGATCGTTAACTTAGAAAAAGCATTAGTGAAGTATCCGGGATTATCTCCTTTTGAATTGATGGTAAGTGAAAGCCAGGAACGTATGACGTTTTCGGTAGCAACAGATAAAATTAACGACTTTTTGATTCTTGCAGAAAAGAGAAATGTAGAAGCTTCGGTTATTGGTGAATTCACTGATAGTGGGTCACTCATCGTAAAATACAATAATGAATTGGTCGCAGATCTTTCACTGCACTTTTTACATGAATCTTTAATGCCGATGCAGCTTAACGCTCATTTTGATGTAAATACAAAAAGTGCACACTGGATTGGAAAGAAGATTGATAAACCACTTCTTCCAAAAAATGATTTTAAGAAAATTCTTTTAGATCTATTTAGAAGTCCAAACATCAGAAGCCATGAACATTTAATCCGTCGCTATGACCATGAAGTCAAAGGGGCAACGATTGTAAAACCTTTTACGGGAACAAAAGAGAAAGGTTACTCGGCACCAAGTGATGCTGGAGTGATCTGGATGAAGCCTCATGGCGGAGATGCAGACAATGCTCTGGCAATTGCCTGTGGAATTTGCCCGAAAGTGACTCAGTATGATTCATACCTGATGGCGGAATACGCACTGGATGAAGCTGTACGAAATGCCGTTTGTGTGGGGGCCAATCCAGATGAAATGGTTTTAGTTGATAACTACTGCTGGCCTGATCCGATTGAGTCGGAAAGAAATCCAGATGCAAAATTAAAGTTAGCTCACTTAGTTCGTTCCTCAAAAGCGCTTTACGATTTAAGTCTTGCTTACGGAATGCCTTTTGTTAGTGGAAAAGACAGTATGAAGAATGATTTTATCGGAAATACTGCTGAAGGTGAAAAAGTTAAAATTAGTGTTCCTCCAACATTGCTTGTAACGGCGATGGGAAAAATTCCAAGCTTGAAAGCTATCACAACTTCAGAAGTGAAAGGTGTAGGGTCTTTGGTTTATTTAATCGGTGAAAAACTAGAGCATTACCATTCTGCTTTTGAATTGAGTGATCTTTATGAAGATTACTCAGTGGAGTATCCACTTCCTTATATTAATGGAAAAAAACAACTCGATTTATACCGTTGCTTTCATAAAGCGATGAGAGAAGAGTTGATTGCGAGTTCTCACGATGTTTCAGATGGAGGAGTCTTGATTTCTCTAGCTGAGAAAATGATGGGAACACCTTATGGGATGAACCTGGAAATAAAAGGTATCAGCGAAAAAGATATGCTTGGATTCTTGTTTAATGAGAGTGCAGGACGTTTTGTTGTCACTGTAAATCCAGCTGATCAAAAGGAATTTGAAGACAATCTCACGGGACATTATTTTATGAAGCTTGGTGTGACTACCAATGATGAAAAATTAATGGTTCATGTTCAGGATCAAACGATTTTAAATGTAAGTGGTCGCGAGTGTATGGAAAACTATAAAGTAGAAGTGGAGGGATTAGTATGAGCTTAGCACGTTCAAATATTAAGGCCTTAATTTTAACAGGGGACGGGATTAACTGTGAAACCGAAACGGCACTGGCCTTTCTTGAAAAGGGAATCAGAGCTGAGATCATTCACATTACAGATCTTATAAATAACCCACAAATTTTAGATACAGCTCACATCTTGGCCCTTCCTGGTGGATTTTCATTTGGAGATGAGATTGGTTCAGGACAAATTCTTGCTCTGAAACTTAAGTACGCTCTTAATGTTGAGTTAAAGAAATTCATTGATAACAAAAAGCTTGTGATTGGTATTTGTAATGGATTTCAAGCATTAGTAAGACTGGGACTTCTTCCAAAACCATTTACAGAAAGAACAATGACTTTAACGAGTAACCGTCAAGGGCACTTTATTAACCGTTGGGTTGATTTAGATGTTCCAACATCTAGTTGTGTTTGGACAAAAACACTTAAAGGTAAAAAAATCAGTCTTCCTATTCGTCACGGTGAAGGAAGAATTGTTTTTAAAGGAAATGCTGAAGACCAGCTTAAAACTTATAAAACTCTTGGTGAAAATGGACAGATCGCTCTTTCATACTCAGAAGATGTGAATGGTTCATACAATGAGATCGCTGGAGTGTGCGATCCAACAGGAAGAATCTTTGGATTGATGCCACATCCGGAAGCGGCGACAAGCGCATGGCATAGTCCATCTGGGAAAGACAAAGGATATGCTGTCGGAATTGGTGCAGCTATCTTTGAAAGTGGAATATCTTATTGTGAAGAAAATTTTAATAATTAAGATGAGGATGAAATGAGAAACGAAAACCGTAAAATTTCGCGTGCCCTGATCAGTGTGACTGACAAGACTAACTTGACGATGTTAGTAGAAACTCTTCATAAAAATAATGTTGAGATCATTTCAACAGGTGGAACGAAAAAGTTTATTGAAGACCTGGGGATTCCTGTAACATCGATTGAAAAAGTGACAGGCAATCCTGAAGCTTTCGGCGGGAGAATGAAATCTATTTCTTTCCCTGTAACCAGCGGACTTTTATTTCGTCGTTACCATGAAACAGATATTGTAGAGGCCCGTGAATTAAATATTGAGCCAATTGATTTAGTTGTTTGTAATCTTTATCCCTTTGAGAAGTACGCAGGAACAAATGCTACAGAAGAAGTGCTGATTGAGAATATTGATATCGGAGGCCCTTTGATGTTGCGTGCGAGCGCTAAAAACTATGAGTCGGTTGCTGTGTTATCAGACGTGAGTGACTATGATTCGTTTTTAACAGGATTCACTGGGACAACGTCTTTTGAAACAAGAAGATCTCTGGCCGTTAGGACATTTAATCGTGTTGCTCAATATGACCTGATGATCGCGGATGAATTGTCTGCAAGATTTGAAGAGAAGAAAGCTCCAGAAGAAAAATCATGGCTTTCGATTGTTGCGAAAGAAACTCTTCGTTATGGGGAGAATCCTCATCAGACAGCGAATATTTTTAAATTAAAAAATACTCAGACTTCTATCAATTTAGTTGATGCTGAAGTTCTGCAAGGAAAAGAGCTTTCTTATAATAACTGGGTTGATGCAGATGCAGCTTGGCGAGTGATGAGTGACATTGCTCATGTCTCAAGTGGCAAAGCGGTGACTGCTGTTATTAAGCATGCCAACCCATGTGGACTTGCGGTTTCCTCAAATCTTTTTTCTTCGCTAGAAGAAGCCTGGAACGGGGACAGTGTCAGCAGCTTCGGTGGGATTATTTCATTTTCACAAACAGTGGATGATCAATGCGCTAAGTTTTTATGTGAGAAATTTATCGAAGTGGTTATCGCTCCTGATTACTCAGCAGAAGCATTAAAGTTTTTTGCTAAGAAGAAAAATGTCAGACTCCTTAAAATTGCCAATCGTCCTAAAGAAGAATCAGAGTTTATTGTAAAAAGTATTTCTGGTGGTCTTCTAATGCAAAATGAAGATGAGAGTTTTGGAAAATCAGAAGAGCTTAAGCTTGTAACAAAAAAAGAGATGCCTTTTGAAACACTTGAGTTGGTTGATTTTGGGATTCTTGCTTGTAAACATTTAAAGAGCAATGGGATTGCTCTGGTTTGTAAGACTCTAGATGGGAATTTTACAATGGCCGGGACGGGGATGGGGCAGCCGAATAGATTGGACTCGCTTCGTTTATTGGCAAAGGTTCGTGCTGAGAATAAAGGGTTGTCGATGGACAATATGCTGCTTGTTTCAGATGCATTTTTTCCATTTGCTGATTCGGTTGAGGTTTGTCATGAGGTTGGGATCAAATCGATTATTCAACCGGGTGGAAGCATCCGTGATGATGAAGTGATTGCAGCTTGTGATAAGTTTGGGATTGCGATGATGACGACTGGGAAAAGGCACTTCAGGCATTAAAAAGGAAAAATTATGGGAATGAATTACAAAGATAGTGGTGTTGATATAGAAAAAGGTGATTTGTTCGTAGAGCGAATCTCGAAAATGGTAAAATCAACTTATAATCAACAAGTCGTCTCAGGTGTAGGAGGCTTCTGCGCCCTTTATGCTCTTGATGAAGACAGATACCTTGCTTCTTCAACAGATGGAGTAGGAACAAAAATAAAACTCGCTATCGACCTGGGTGTGAACGATACAATCGGAATTGATCTGGTTGCTATGTGTGTGAACGATTTAATTTGCTCAGGGGCCCGTCCATTATTTTTCTTAGATTACTTTGCTTCAAGTAAACTTGAATTAGATGTAAGCGAATCAGTCTTAAAAGGAATCGTTGATGGTTGCTTGCAATCAAGTATGGCCTTAATCGGTGGAGAAACGGCAGAAATGCCAGGTATGTATCAAGTTGGGGATTACGATCTTGCTGGCTTCAGTGTTGGTGAAGTGAGTAAGAAAGATTTGATTGATGGAAAGAAGCTGGTCGCAGGGGATGCTTTAATCGGAATCGCAAGTTCAGGTTTCCATTCAAATGGTTTTTCTCTAGTAAGAAAAATTTTAGATGTTAAAAGCTGTGATCTCGATTTAAAAAGGGCCTGTCTGACTCCTACAACAATCTATGTGAAGACAGTACTCTCGTTATTAAAAACTCATAGAGATTCAGTTAAAGGATTGGCCAATATCACAGGATCTGGATTTTTAAACATTCCAAGAATTAACGACACTTTCGATTACCATGTAACAGCTGCACCAGCTCTTCCAAACTTCATGAAAGAAGTATGTGATCTAAGTGGTCTTGATACTGCTGAACTTCATCGTACATTCAATATGGGAGTGGGCATGGTGGTCGCCACTGATAAACCAGAGTTGATTATTGCTGAGCTTGAACGCCTGGGAGAAAAAGCATTCTTACTTGGTCATGTTACAAATGGATCAGGGAAAATTTTCTTGGATAAAACTGAACTTTAGGGTTTTTTAGTATGTTCATCTCGTGCCTTGATGTAGTCGGCACGAGAGATCTTTCCACTTTCAAAAAGTTTTTGATTCAATTGTAAAAACTTCTCATTGCGAGCGTCTTTTAAATCATCCGCTTTAATATTCTGAATATTCTTTTTGTTAGCATAATAAAATGCCGGAATCATCGAGAGACCTAACGTTGTAAAAAAATCGACGTAAGGCAGAGTGAAGATCACAGCGATCAAAAACATCTCTGTCGAAGTGAGTTCACGATCAACAATATCTTTCATTCTTTTGATATCAATCATACGAAAAGGAATGATGAAGAGGTACTTAATCACGATGATAATCATCGTTTCTTTTGGTGCCTGATCTAATGCCTTAAAGGCGTAAGCAAAATGCGGAGCTTCTCTTAATTGTTCAATAAGGTATTTATAATCAGGATTCGCTTTCATCTTATAAAAAGATTCAACAATCTGTGGGTAGTATAGGAAGCGAAATCCAACAAGATTGATAAGTAGGTTTTGGGTAATGTAAGCGGCCCGGCTCAATCTTCCTTGGAGAGAAAAGATATTATTGTTGTATGGAACCGCTTTATTCATTTTATAAAACTCTGTTGAAGACGTGATCAACGGACTTCAGATAAATGTTTCTTAATCC carries:
- a CDS encoding phosphoribosylaminoimidazolesuccinocarboxamide synthase, which codes for MTNLPPVLYRGSVKNVRGEVSAESLVFEFSDRYSVFDWGEMPDQLDEKGKTLSIMGKSFFQYLGESANWEGLFSSEIINQTFSSEYLSALSQSEIYKRYCAQGLNHHAVLDDEFNTPYLKVKNISVIRPPFDGVNYHYEAYTDKPVHALVPLEVIFRLGLSQGNSLTKRLGSDLSKWKAFGFNEIPEAGLLKTPIIDFSTKLERGDRYLDYSEAQKISGMNDSEWIELQQMTNLIALNLFRFHHDLGLELWDGKIEVGFIPGSDGNRSFILVDSIGIDELRLLYKGKSFSKEFLRETYKGSAWFLNLEAAKKDVLVVGGDFKEVCLSKYNSSPLKLNPEVKARAEAVYKSYSNAVTSKVLGKKFFSEEFNLEDYSKRYL
- a CDS encoding phosphoribosylformylglycinamidine synthase subunit PurL, encoding MSHVYRFEIYPNVYNLKNVTTHEEGLKTWFKDYMQVDFSQIFEVKYFLVESLNPIHRIHDYAEEVFTDSVMENLFSSENDNQEIYHSWLKSRGFKNPYLIDIGFRPGVTDNSAHAALEALKLIPALSKEKLKVSSGVMYYVEGTSLDVATLEKLTYEKMANFLLHKVAVTTSNELVHNTRFKNITFPNVQIKANKSAAINLDVPEAELLKMNQENCWALSAAELTHIKSHYKTLGRNPSDVEMEVIAQSWSEHCKHKIFSSEITYSESNLPKGVKAIGDLKVNGIFKTFIRGSTLKIKEERKLPWLISIFHDNAGIVRFDDNIDVCIKVETHNSPSALDPYGGALTGILGVNRDILGVGLGAKPIANTNVFCLAENKYFKDNQISMPLLLKNPDRIKEGVHLGVQDGGNKSGIPTVNGAFVFDRDFVGKPLVFCGTIGVMPQVENGLNTCDKGQRPGDLIVMAGGRIGKDGIHGATFSSMELVDGVPSSVVQIGDPITQKRLSDFLIESRIHGLFNSVTDNGAGGLSSSVGEMAQLTNGAIVNLEKALVKYPGLSPFELMVSESQERMTFSVATDKINDFLILAEKRNVEASVIGEFTDSGSLIVKYNNELVADLSLHFLHESLMPMQLNAHFDVNTKSAHWIGKKIDKPLLPKNDFKKILLDLFRSPNIRSHEHLIRRYDHEVKGATIVKPFTGTKEKGYSAPSDAGVIWMKPHGGDADNALAIACGICPKVTQYDSYLMAEYALDEAVRNAVCVGANPDEMVLVDNYCWPDPIESERNPDAKLKLAHLVRSSKALYDLSLAYGMPFVSGKDSMKNDFIGNTAEGEKVKISVPPTLLVTAMGKIPSLKAITTSEVKGVGSLVYLIGEKLEHYHSAFELSDLYEDYSVEYPLPYINGKKQLDLYRCFHKAMREELIASSHDVSDGGVLISLAEKMMGTPYGMNLEIKGISEKDMLGFLFNESAGRFVVTVNPADQKEFEDNLTGHYFMKLGVTTNDEKLMVHVQDQTILNVSGRECMENYKVEVEGLV
- the purN gene encoding phosphoribosylglycinamide formyltransferase; its protein translation is MTKIKIAILASGSGSNAQAIMNWARTSDMAEVVCVLSDKKSALVLERAATSGVPALLVRKKKSESRLDFDQKMIVRLADYNPDWIVLAGFMKLLTPHFLNVFKNKIVNIHPSLLPLFPGTDGYGDAFRAGGLESGCTVHFVDEGMDTGKIIDQKKFELIHGESFEEFKARGLKIENEFYPMVLEKLFKGLL
- the purD gene encoding phosphoribosylamine--glycine ligase, with the translated sequence MRVLVVGSGGREHALCHSLTQSSLVSKVIVSPGNSGMIQTLPQLQIENIGAMDIQGLLKLALKEKVDLTVIGPEATLSEGIVDLFKENNLLIMGPTKAASLLETSKAFAKDVMMTNQVPTAGYAEFFEADAALKYIEESTSQKMVVKCDGLAQGKGVIVCQSKNEARIGVISLMKEKLLGENINHIIIEDFLEGIEVSAFALCDGSNYAFLGTACDHKRLRDYDMGPNTGGMGVFAPASIVTAEDETWINKNVFSPMIEGMKKAGTPFSGILFAGLMKTMTGWKVLEFNVRLGDPETQVLLPLLDEDLLPWLEASAKGDIKKLQVELGRLSPIKKDMKAVHVVMAAHGYPGTEGEKVRSGDPINFNPTFNLTAYDFLFMAGVEKTHGQLKTKGGRVLGITSLAETYTYARIQAYEYVSQIEFSGAQYRNDIARGQI
- a CDS encoding 5-(carboxyamino)imidazole ribonucleotide synthase, with protein sequence MNHINSQTVLGILGSGQLSRMTALAAAELGIQTHVYCNESQTSPAEHVATKTFKGNLSDQESILKFCETCDIVTLENEFINQNILDAIDNKFPNKLFPNSKTFKHIGDKISEKESFRNAGIKVVPFMPVGSAVEVLDFTKKHGFPVVLKSSKGGYDGYGNSTIKNSDELEEKFSKLKGDLLVEAFIPYEKELAILIARNISGEIVHYPVAHTIQENHICHFVSVPADITYLVEKELKEAAEKAMIAIDAVGIFAFEFFLTKNGELYLNESAPRPHNSGHYTIEGCSTSQFHNHVRSVLNLPLGSTTLRKSDVLMLNLLGTQNGLAELMPAHKFLLIQDGHLHLYGKKDSKIGRKMGHFTLLGEDPNEMIEILTKLKSEYSL
- the purF gene encoding amidophosphoribosyltransferase, producing MCGIVGVFGTPYSFQEVYQGLLLLQHRGQDAAGILSFDFLDKNFHSHKDLGLVSDVFRPEILAGFSGQMSIAHTRYATVGPREKENSPLNSIDLKRDIQPMTINYPHGIGMVHNGNIVNYYELKTYLLEEKRRHLFTNNDLEALLNILSDGLREKVEGKHHFDIFQDAVKSLFDKAKGGFSVLGLLADKGLFAFRDPHGLRPLILGERKLTEEEMAVHPTHFGKSYCLSSESNSLNFLGYDVVRDLAPGEILFIDQTGEIFSSMDYSKKKNIAPKSCMFEWVYFANPESVLEERSVYSARLDFGKNLAGEIQALIESGEIKPDLVVPIPETSRVAAISLSETLKIPYREVLIKNRYIQRSFILNTQASRNRAVQLKLTAIASEIKGKNILLLDDSIVRGTTSKRIIEMVKEAGANEIYFATTCPPIRYPCYYGVDFPDPKELVAADRTVEEVQEYLGATRLIYLSETATKKSIGKESLCMACINGCYPVDIGSAKTFQDMRSLHRE